The Streptomyces sp. NBC_00224 genome has a window encoding:
- a CDS encoding helix-turn-helix domain-containing protein produces MGRSAVTADTMVSADGSGWFCEMVPSELTPAPLSTQRTSDVHARHTGLNLGPVRVSSVAFSRVCSRRAATPVRRDDPGSYQLALATQGAFNIARLRNASVVAGGLVLADTSRPMENICFSDYGAVEAIVLQIPRTVLPLRSDRVDRILAQPGPVHAGADGGTAKILADFLRSLHHHGPRCGPEELLRLGSVALDLATACLAQRIEAQARDETPVQTPAEAHAQAMLQRVLQFIDDNLGDRELTPQAVADRHNMSLRGLYTLFRDQPVSVAETIRRRRLARCHAELACPESSRRTVEAIAARWGFASATAFGRAFRNAYGITPGEHRAAARSLSTAPGVQQSCTPDVDRDRPGRERRGGSKRHPHHRDPAAPPTR; encoded by the coding sequence ATGGGACGGTCCGCGGTCACTGCCGACACAATGGTGTCGGCCGACGGGTCAGGCTGGTTCTGTGAGATGGTGCCGAGCGAGCTGACGCCCGCACCACTCAGCACCCAGCGCACGTCAGACGTCCACGCCCGGCACACCGGGCTGAACCTCGGCCCGGTGAGGGTTTCATCGGTCGCGTTCTCGCGGGTGTGCTCGCGCCGGGCGGCGACCCCCGTCCGGCGGGACGATCCCGGGTCGTATCAACTGGCCCTCGCCACCCAAGGTGCCTTCAACATCGCCCGGTTGCGCAATGCGTCCGTGGTGGCGGGGGGTCTCGTCCTGGCGGACACCTCACGCCCGATGGAGAACATCTGCTTCAGCGACTACGGGGCGGTCGAGGCGATCGTGCTGCAGATCCCCCGTACGGTCCTGCCCCTGCGGTCCGACAGGGTGGATCGCATCCTCGCACAGCCAGGCCCCGTGCATGCGGGAGCCGACGGAGGGACGGCCAAGATCCTGGCCGACTTCCTGCGCTCCTTGCACCACCACGGCCCCCGCTGCGGACCCGAGGAGTTGCTCCGCCTGGGCTCAGTCGCCCTCGACCTTGCCACCGCGTGCCTGGCGCAACGGATCGAGGCCCAGGCCCGGGACGAGACACCGGTTCAGACACCGGCCGAGGCGCACGCCCAGGCGATGCTCCAGCGCGTCCTCCAGTTCATCGACGACAACCTCGGCGACCGCGAGCTGACGCCCCAAGCTGTCGCCGACCGGCACAACATGTCCCTGCGCGGCCTCTACACACTCTTTCGCGACCAGCCGGTGAGTGTCGCCGAAACGATCCGCCGACGCCGACTGGCCCGCTGCCACGCCGAGCTGGCCTGCCCCGAGTCGAGCCGCCGCACCGTCGAGGCCATCGCGGCGCGCTGGGGCTTCGCCAGCGCCACCGCTTTCGGCCGTGCGTTCCGGAACGCGTACGGGATCACACCCGGCGAACACCGTGCAGCCGCCCGGTCCTTGAGTACGGCACCAGGTGTTCAGCAGTCCTGCACGCCTGACGTCGACCGCGACCGGCCGGGCCGGGAACGAAGAGGCGGCTCCAAGCGGCACCCGCATCACCGTGATCCGGCTGCCCCTCCAACCAGGTGA
- a CDS encoding peptidase inhibitor family I36 protein produces the protein MNHTKRILAGLVAAVAALSMAPVSPAQAADGYDRCPDGYYCMFSGLDGTGDMIKLRGNTPDLTALGMNDRAKSDWNRTPSTIYLWSDVNYSGCTSVTSAGPTGKGNFFPAYRDFFSSLQFDGPGGPRCGTPTGR, from the coding sequence ATGAACCACACCAAGCGGATTCTTGCCGGGCTGGTCGCCGCCGTGGCGGCGTTGAGCATGGCGCCGGTCTCCCCTGCCCAGGCGGCTGACGGATATGACAGGTGTCCTGACGGCTACTACTGCATGTTCTCGGGTCTCGACGGCACCGGCGACATGATCAAGCTGCGGGGTAACACGCCGGACCTCACGGCGCTCGGCATGAACGACCGGGCCAAGTCGGACTGGAACCGGACCCCTTCGACCATCTACCTGTGGTCCGACGTGAACTACAGCGGGTGCACGTCTGTCACGTCGGCCGGCCCGACCGGCAAGGGGAATTTCTTCCCTGCCTACCGGGACTTCTTCAGCTCATTGCAGTTCGACGGCCCGGGCGGCCCGCGCTGCGGCACACCGACCGGGAGGTAG